TTGACTTATTTGCGCAAACTCTCCAACGAAAATATAGCCTTTATCCGTAGCATGGCCACAGCCTTTTGTAACCAATCGCCTTTGTTTTTGGAGCAGCTCGCAGAAGCTGCCGATACTGCCGACTGGGAAACATTGCGCAGCGTTGCCCACAAAATGAAATCTACCGTCAGCATGATGGGAATGTCGGAAGCCGATAAGCTGCTGAACATAATGGAAGATTCAGAAAATGAATATGTTACTCCAAATGAAGCTAAACAACAAGTCGAACAATTGGAGCGTATTTGTCAAGAAGCATTTGTGGAACTGGCCGACTGGCGTAACGATTAAATAAAATCCCCGCCTTCTGCATGCATTTGCAAAAGACGAGGACTATTTATTATATACTAATAATCAATTATTTAGCACTGTAATTTGGAGCTTCACGCACGATTTGAATATCGTGTGGGTGGCTTTCACGGACACCAGCCGCCGTAATTTTCACAAATTTAGCTTTTTGTAATTGGGCAATATCTGGCGCACCGCAATAACCCATACCCGCTTTCAGGCCACCTGTAAGCTGGTACAAAACCTCTGCCACACGGCCTTTGAATGGTACACGGCCTACAATGCCTTCGGGTACGAGTTTCTTTATATCATCTTCAGCATCTTGGAAATAACGGTCTTTTGAGCCATCTTCCATTGCTTCCAACGAACCCATTCCCCTGTAAGTCTTGAACTTACGGCCTTCGTAAATCATCATTTCGCCAGGGGCTTCTTCCGTACCTGCAAGCATCGAGCCAATCATAATACTGTCTGCACCTGCGGCAATGGCCTTAACAATGTCGCCCGAAAAACGAATACCACCGTCGGCTATAATGGGAACACCCATGCCCGCTACGGCTTTAGCTGCTTCGTACACCGCCGAGAGTTGTGGCATACCCACCCCTGCAATTACGCGTGTAGTACAAATACTGCCTGGCCCGACCCCAACTTTGATCGCGTCTGCACCCGCTTCGGCAAGGGCTTTTGCGGCCTCACCTGTGGCAATATTGCCGACAATCATTTCAAGGTCTGGGAACGTAGCTTTGGCTTTTTTGAGTGCATCAATTACGCCTTTGGAATGGCCGTGCGCCGTGTCGATACTTACCACATCCACACCTGCTTTGCGCAAAGCGGCAATGCGATCAAGAAAATCAGGCGTAACGCCAACGGCAGCCCCTACGCGCAAACGTCCAAACGAATCTTTGCAGGCGTTGGGGTGATTTTTGCGTTTCAAGATGTCTTTGTAAGTAACCAACCCGATAAGATTGAAATTAGCATCTACGATAGGGAGCTTTTCAATTTTGTATTCTTGCAAAATATCTTCGGCTTCTTGGAGGCTAATCCCTTGATGTCCAGTAACCAAATTTTCTTTGGTCATTACTTCTACCACAGGGCGAGCCGAATTTTTTTCAAAACGCAAGTCGCGATTGGTAAGAATACCTAACAGTTTGTGTGTGGCACTGACCACAGGAATGCCGCCAATGCGAAATTCGCGCATCATGCGCTGCGCCTCGCCAATTGTAGCGGATTCGGAAAGCGTTACGGGGTCAATAATCATTCCACTTTCCGAGCGTTTCACTTTGCGCACCTGCTCGGCTTGCTGCTCAATGCTCATGTTTTTGTGAATGAAACCAATGCCACCTTCTTGTGCCATTGCGATAGCTAACTCGTATTCCGTAACCGTATCCATTGCCGCCGAAACAAGCGGAATGTTGATGCTAATGTTGCGCGTTAGCTTTGTTACGGTCTTTGTGTCGCGGGGTAAAACTTCGGAATAAGCGGGGAGCAAAAGCACATCATCATAAGTGAGTGCTTCGAACAAAAATTTAGCTGAATCTAAGCTCATGGCAAATAAAAGTTAGGGTTCTTTATTTGCCACGCAAACCTACAGCGATTTTTCTAATAACTCAAACCTTTTTTTGAAAAAATTGAAAAACAATTGTTTATCGCAAAGCGAAACGGTGTAAGAAATCTCTTTATTTTAACCAAAATCAAAGCCAAAACATTGCCACACGCAAGCCATTGCTATCCAGATCCCCAATCTTTGTATTTTAATTTTGATACAAATCCTGCCGCTCATTCCAAAATCTGCGCTTATTCGTGTATATTATTCTGGGTGCTTTCGGCGTTTTTATGTTAATTTATGGCTCAAAACCAACTGCAAATAAATCTGGAGTATATTATGAGACTGTTTATCAGGACTTTATGTATTTATATAACTGTACTGTGTCTATTTGGGCAAAAGGCACAGGCGCAAGCCGCACAAGAAGAATACGGCAAAAATAGGATTCAGTACCAAGTATTCAAGTGGCAATATATTACCACTAATAATTTTATTATTTTCTATTACGACAACAACGAAGCCTTAGCGCGTACAGCTGCCCAATACGCCGAAACCGAATTTTCGCGCCTTTCCGACTTGTTTGGGTTTTCGTCGTATTCGCGCATACGCTTGTATGTGTACGCCTCCAAAGCTGATTTGCAACAAAGTAATGTAGGCCTCGAACAAGAAAACTCCATTGTGGGTGGTCGTACCAATTTCATCAAATCCATTGTAGAAGTACCTTTTGCTGGCAATCAAATCGCTTTTCGCAAAGAAATAAGTCGTGGCGTAGCCCAAACGCTGCTCAACGACATGATGTACGGCGGAAGTTTTAAAGACGTAGTCCAAAATAATTATTTGCTCTTGCTGCCAGACTGGTTTATTGGTGGCGGCGTGCGCTATGCTTCCGACGGCTGGAGTATAGAACTCGACGACCAAGTACGCGATGCCATGAGTACGCGCCGTTGGCGCAAACCTTCCAATTTGTTAGGGGAAGAAGCCGAAATCGCAGGGCAATCTATTTGGAATTATATCGCCGAAAAATACGGACGTGCCAATATTTCTAATATCCTGAATCTGACGCGCATCATGCGCAACGAAGAAAACAGCATCGGCAGCACCTTGGCCATTCCTTACGAAAAACTTATTCGCGACTGGCGTAATTATTACAGTGCCATGGCCGACGCGGCGGCAGCTTCTTACAAAACTCCTGAAAAAACGAATAGAATCAGCCACAAAACCAATCGCAAGTGGGTGTATAATGACTTGGCTGTCAGCGAAAACGGGCAGTTGGTAGCTTATACACAAAACTACGAAGGTCGCTACCGAGTGTTGCTACTTGACCGCCAAACAGGTCGCCAAAGCATTGTTTGGAAAGGTGGCAATCGCCTACTTTCTCAGCGCGTGGACTACCAAACGCCGATTTTGGCTTGGCAAGGCAATGCCGCATTGCATGTCATTAGCCTACACAATGCCCAACCCGAATGGCTCGCCTACGATGTGGCCACTGGCAAAAAAACAAAAACATCGTTGGCGCAATTCAAGCAAGTATATAGTTTTGACGTAACGACCGACGGGAAAAATATGGTATTGGCGGCGCAGCAAGAAGGCCAATCCGACATCTTTTTGTTTAATATCGTGCGTGGAAATGTTACGAATCTGACCAAAGATTTTTACGACGACCAACAGCCGCAATTCATTGGTAACGAGTCTATTGTATTTAGTTCCAATCGTTTGTCCGATACGCTGGGCAAGTCTGCTACCTACAAAGATATTTTCAATAATTACAATCTGTTTGAGCTAAAAGCGCATTCCAAAACCCTCAAACGCCTAACCAACACGGTATTTAACGAAACACGTCCGCGTGTGTTAGATAAAAATAACATTGTGTTTCTTAGCGATGAGTTTGGAATAAATAACCTCAAAAAATTAGATCTGGCCACAGGACAATGCTCTTCTATTTCGGAATGGGAATACAGTGTTAAGAATTTTGATGTAAACGAAAACAGCCAAGCCATTACGTTTATTCTTAAAAGTAACAACCAAGAAAATCTGTATCAGACGGCTGCGCCTGCCAACTGGAACAGTAATTTGGTGAATCTGCCAACGCGCCGTCAAGACATGATAGCAGACCGTATTTATCGCCAAAATGTGAAGTCGCTGGGAGCAGTTGCAGCAGACACAGCCGCCAAACTTACGCCACCAACACTGACCGTTGCGCCAGTGGTAGCAGACACAGCCGCCAAGCCTGTTGTCGCGCCCAAAGACACGATTATCATGCTCAATACCAATGAAATAGACATTCGGAATTATGTTTTTGAGTCAGAAAAAATCCGTAAAAGCAGCTTCAAACCAAGCCTGAAACCGCAGCTACTCAAACCGTCTTTGCCGACGGTGGCGCATACGGAAGCGGGTACAGGGCAATCCAATGTTTCTGCAACAGGCCCATTTGAATATCTGAATCGCTTAGGCTTAAATACCATTAGCACCACTGCAACCTTAGACCCCTTACGCGGCTTAGGTTTTTTGATGGAAGCCACCATGACCGATATGTTTGAAAACCATAAGATTAAGGCGGGATTTTTGCCGTTTTCGGATTTGCGCAGCAGCAATATTTTTATGGAATACCAGTATCTCAAACGCCGCGTTGACTTCAAAGCACGCATGGACAAGCAAAGCTATTATTATAGCAATGAATCGTTGGCCAGACGTTACAACCTTAACAAAGCTCAATTGACGGCGGCTTATCCGCTGAGTTTAGCGCACAGAATTGAAGTTTCGCCATTTGTGGCACAAACACGTTACGTCAACCTCGACGACGGCGCGGCAAGTATGTCCACGCCCGACGTAAAACAGCTTTATTCGGGTATTGGCGCGGAATACGTCTATGACCACACCGTTTCGCATGGTATCAATATGCTGGAAGGTACGCGTGGAAAAGTACGTTTTGAACAATATTTTGGCATGGGCAACAGCCAAAAAAGCTTCGGGAATTTGCACATAGATTTGCGCCATTATCAGCCCATACACAAGGAATTGGTGTTGGCTTTGCGCGGTTCGTTTGGGCATTTCTTCGGCAATGCTGCCAAAAAATATTCGCTTGGTGGCATGGATAACTGGATTGGTGGCGATGGACGTTTTAATCGCTCAGACAACGAACACGACCCACTTTTGGAACAACAACAAGGCGATCAAAATGTAGATTGGCTATTCATGCAGTTTGCTACCAACTTGCGTGGTTTCAAATACAATACGATGTATGGCCGCAATTATATGTTGTTCAATGCCGAATTACGGATTCCAATTGTGCGTTATTTGTACAGAGGCACGATTAGTTCTAACTTCTTGCGCAACTTCCAGTTGGTAGCTTTCGCGGATGCGGGTACTGCTTGGCAAAGCGGTTCGCCACTTGATAGGGACAGTAATTTCGGGTCAAAAACTACTTATTCAAATCCTTTTACCATTACCGTAAACGAATTTTATAACCCAATATTGAGTAGCTATGGCGCGGGTTTGCGCACCATGATTTTAGGCTATTATGTAAAAGCTGATATGGCGTGGGGCGTTCAGAATTACGAAGTGCTTTCGCCGCGTTTTTATTTTACGCTGGGGTATGATTTTTAATTAACTGATTACTTTATTGATATAATAAAGCCGCCTATATCATTTCTTATAGGCGGCTTTATTTTTGCATATTATTTTACTTCAAACCAATAAAACCCCATACCTTCAGGATAATGTACTGATGCTCTTACATTTGGTTCAAACCATCCTAAATATTGTTGGTAACGTTTAGGCTGATTCAATTGTATAGCGATATTAACAGCCCACTCTTGGCCATTAGTGGCACGTACATCAACTAAGCCATTACTGGCTTCTATTACATATTTTCCTTTACGGTCTGGCATAAACCAACATTCTAACGTTCTACTATTAACATCAAAGTTGGCATTAGCACTATTGCGGTATTTAAACCCTTTTTTGATAATTTCTGGAGGGAAAAAAGAGTTTAAAAATGCACCTTCAGGTATAATACTATCTGCCCCCCCACAAGATAAACCTATCGTTTTATTGTGCGCCGTAAATCCTTTTACTGCAATTGCTCCATAATTCGTATAAAGGGTATCTGGGATTTTAATACTTACCTTAACGGTATCACCCACATGAATTATACTATCAGTTGCCCCTGATATAGTGCCTGCTATTGTAGCCCCAACATCAGAATACATACAACCAGGTTTTTGACATAATCGCTCAGGATCGCAGGCATATAAGAACACTGAAATAAACAAAAATAAAATAGCTGATTTTTTCATAAAACAATGATTCTCTAATAACAGGATTAGGCCAATTGGTTTTTTAATTTAAAAAATTTAGATTTCAACAAAAGAAGGTATATTATATCAAAACACAAAATATTACTTTTATGCTAAAAAAACAGCATATACCACAAAACAAGACACTTATTAATTTTTTTTAAATAAATTGGGTGTAAAAGTTGGAAATTAAATTTCAGTCTTCTACTTTTGCACCCACAATAAGGGAGCATAGCTCAGTTGGTTCAGAGCATCTGCCTTACAAGCAGAGGGTCACAGGTTCGAATCCTGTTGCTCCCACACAAAGAAAACCTTTCCAATTCGGAGAGGTTTTCTTTTTTTTAGGGCAATTCAAATTTTTTGTGGTGTTTTTTCGGCTTCCTTCTGGAAGTGTCATTGATTTGACGTATCTTTTGCGTTCCAACTAAACATTCTCCCCACATCTGCTGCCATGAACTCTATCCAATTAGAAATCGACCTTTATAAAACATTTGCTGAAAACATTCCTAACAGTGCAGTGTTAATGTTTGATAAGGATATGCGTTTTTTCTTTGCAGCAGGTGAAGAACTTCGCCGCAATCATTATAACCCTGAATTTATGGTGGGCAAAACGCTTCAGGAAGTAGTCCCCGAAAAATCATATCAAGCACTCAAGCTTTGTTACGAACGCGTACTTAATGGCGAACGGATTCAATCAGAAACTAATACGGGGACATTGGTGTATATCAACACTTTTATCCCGATACAAAGCAGAGCTACGGGGCAATATTACGGCGTTGCCATTTCCCAAAACGTAACGGATTTGCAGACAACCAAGCAGCAGTTAGCCGAAAGTGAAAGTCAATACAAATTGGCCATACAAGGTTTTGGCGCGGGCATTTGGGATTTGTTTGATGTGAATCAAAAGCAGCAATGGTGGTCGCCTAAATTTTATGAATTGTTGGGTTACGAATATGAAGAAATAGAACCTACGACCGATACTTTTTACGAGTTGTTACGCCCTGACTATGTCGATAAAGTACAAGAAGGAGTGCAACGACACATGGAAACCGACGTGCCATTTTCGATGGAATACCCGTTGCGTACCAAATCGGGCGTTTACAAATGGTTTGAGGCGCACGGGCAAGTAAGTCGGGGCGAAAACGGAATCCCAAAACGCTTTGTAGGCTCTGTTATTGACATAGATGCTCGCAAACGCGCCGAACAATTGCTTATTGAAAAAGAACAACTATTTTCGGCAGTGTTCCAACAGACATTTCAGTTTGTGAGTTTGCTGGAGCCTTCAGGAAAAATTATTGAATCCAACGAAACGGCTCTACGCTTGCGAGGCCTTACGTTAGAACAAGTAAAAGGCCTTTATTTTTGGGATACGCCTTGGTGGAATGCCTCTGCACAAAGTCAGCAGCAACTCCAAGAGGCCATACAAAAAGCAGCGGCGGGCGAGTTCGTGCGCTACGAAACCGAAATATTAGCTTCTAATAATCAGGTATTTATCATAGATTTTTCGGTAAAACCGCTCCGCGATTCAGAAGGCAAAACGCTGATGCTCATCACGGAAGGCCGCGACATTACCGCTCTGAAAAAGTCGCAACGCGAGGCGGTGGAAACGTCCCAAATTTTGTTGTTGCAAAACAAACAGCTTGAAGATTTTGCGCACATTACCTCTCATAATTTACGTGCGCCCATCGGCAACATGATTATGATTGCGGACTGGCTCACCAAAACGCACGACGACAACGAAAAAGACTTTTTGATTCAAAATCTTTGTAACACTGCTTCCAAAGCCTTAGATACCATTGATATTTTGGCGCAAATATTGCGCGTGCGCAAAGACCTCAAAAAAGAACAAGATGTATTATCGTTTGCACAAATTTTACAGTCTGTTAAAAATACGCTTTCGGCTTGGATTCGGGAGGCTGACGTTACGATTACAGAAAACTTTGAGCAAGCTCCAACCATCTTGTATCCAGCACTTTATTTGGATAGCGTTTTCCAAAATCTGCTTTCCAATTCCATCAAATACAAATCTCCTGACAGGCCTTGTCAAGTACAAGTGCGTACTTTTCAGGAAAATGGCCACATCGTTTTGATTTTTGAAGACAACGGTTTGGGCATAGACCTCACGCATAACAGAGAACGCGTTTTTGGTTTGTACAAAACCTTCCACAACAACACCGACGCACGAGGCGTAGGGCTTTTTTTGGTAAAAAATCAAATCGAAGCCTTAGGCGGACATATCGAAATAGAAAGCCAACCCAACGTAGGCACTACTTTCAAAATTACATTTTAAAAATTCTGTTCTTCGGCTTGGTGCATGAGTTGTTCGGCTGTTTTTTCGCCCAAATAACGGTCTATCCAATGATGTGCCACATAAATAACGGGCGTAAGAACTACGGCTACCGTCATTTTATAAATGTACTGAATAATGCCAGTGCTAATCACTTGGGCTAAAGTCCAGTTGCCTAATACATAAAACGCGAGCGTCAGAATCAGGAAACTATCCACCAACTGCGATACAAGCGTAGAACCTGTGGCACGCAACCAAATCAGGCGGCTACCCGTGCGGTGGCGCAAGGCCTGAAAAATATACGCGTCCAGTAATTGCCCCACCAAAAACGCCGTAATAGAAGCCACAATAATGCTCAAACTTTGGCTGAAGAGCTTCGTATAAGCCAAATTGACATCAAACGGCCGGCCTTGTGCGTCTGTGGCGTTGGTGTCCAACCAAAATTGCGCAGGCGAAAGTCCCGTAGTCATAAACACCACTACAAACGTGTAGGCGATGAGGCCAACGGCCAGATAACTAATTTTTTTTACGCCTTTCGTGCCAAAATATTCGTTTATCAAATCGGACGTAACAAAGACCACAGGCCAAATCAGCGCACCCGCACTCAAATTAAAATCCAACACAAAGCCTTCTAACACAGGAATTTGAGCAGCAGGAAACCCAAGTGTTGCTTCTAAGGAAAAAATCTTGACACCGATAAGCTCGGCCAACACAGCATTGGTAATGAAAATGCCGCAAAGAATAATAAAAACCGTGTTTTTGCGGTCGGCGATATGATTGGCTGCCATAGATTTAAAAGTCTGATTACGTTTGAGTTTGATTGCTAAAGCTAATATAACAATAAAATTGGGTTGGGAGTTTTTTTATAATCAGAAAAAAATACAAGACACTAGCAGGGTTTTATGACGCAAACAAAGGAAATAACATTGTGTCGTGCGGTATATTGGCCAATACTTTTATTTTTGAGATAAATTTCTGTTTGGCAAACATTTTCCTACAATTAGGTTTCAGATATGATAAAGAAAAAAATGACGAGCCTGATGCGTACTTACCGCATTGGCTTGGTGGGTTCGGGCAATGTGGCGTGGCATTTGGCGCAGAACTTGGAAGATGTAGGTCATAGCATTGTGGCTGTGTACAGTGCCACCGAAGCGCACGCGCAAACACTGGCCGACAATCTATATGATGCCAAAGTGTTAAACGAGCCTGATTTTCGCGAAACAAATGTCGATGTATTGCTCATTGCTGTTTCTGATGATGCCATTGAGCAGGTTTGTAAACTGTTGGTGTTGCCGCCAGATGTAGTAATTGCGCACACGTCGGGCACGAGACCATTGGGCGTACTCAATGCGCTGCCCAATCCGAAAGGGGTTTTTTATCCGCTCCAGACCTTCAGCAAAAACAAACACGTGGACATTGGGCAAGTGCCTTTTTGTTTGGAATTTGATGGCGATGTTTCCGAACAAATCTTGTACGATTTGGCCAGTAGCGTGAGCCGCAATTTGTATAATTTGGATTCACAACAACGACGCGTGCTGCATATTTCTGCCGTATTTGCCTGCAATTTTACCAATCATTTGTGGCGACTTTCGCAAGAAATTTTATCCGAACAAAGTATTGATTTTGAGATATTAAAGCCGCTGATACAAGAAA
This genomic stretch from Flexibacter flexilis DSM 6793 harbors:
- a CDS encoding queuosine precursor transporter, yielding MAANHIADRKNTVFIILCGIFITNAVLAELIGVKIFSLEATLGFPAAQIPVLEGFVLDFNLSAGALIWPVVFVTSDLINEYFGTKGVKKISYLAVGLIAYTFVVVFMTTGLSPAQFWLDTNATDAQGRPFDVNLAYTKLFSQSLSIIVASITAFLVGQLLDAYIFQALRHRTGSRLIWLRATGSTLVSQLVDSFLILTLAFYVLGNWTLAQVISTGIIQYIYKMTVAVVLTPVIYVAHHWIDRYLGEKTAEQLMHQAEEQNF
- the guaB gene encoding IMP dehydrogenase translates to MSLDSAKFLFEALTYDDVLLLPAYSEVLPRDTKTVTKLTRNISINIPLVSAAMDTVTEYELAIAMAQEGGIGFIHKNMSIEQQAEQVRKVKRSESGMIIDPVTLSESATIGEAQRMMREFRIGGIPVVSATHKLLGILTNRDLRFEKNSARPVVEVMTKENLVTGHQGISLQEAEDILQEYKIEKLPIVDANFNLIGLVTYKDILKRKNHPNACKDSFGRLRVGAAVGVTPDFLDRIAALRKAGVDVVSIDTAHGHSKGVIDALKKAKATFPDLEMIVGNIATGEAAKALAEAGADAIKVGVGPGSICTTRVIAGVGMPQLSAVYEAAKAVAGMGVPIIADGGIRFSGDIVKAIAAGADSIMIGSMLAGTEEAPGEMMIYEGRKFKTYRGMGSLEAMEDGSKDRYFQDAEDDIKKLVPEGIVGRVPFKGRVAEVLYQLTGGLKAGMGYCGAPDIAQLQKAKFVKITAAGVRESHPHDIQIVREAPNYSAK
- a CDS encoding Rossmann-like and DUF2520 domain-containing protein codes for the protein MIKKKMTSLMRTYRIGLVGSGNVAWHLAQNLEDVGHSIVAVYSATEAHAQTLADNLYDAKVLNEPDFRETNVDVLLIAVSDDAIEQVCKLLVLPPDVVIAHTSGTRPLGVLNALPNPKGVFYPLQTFSKNKHVDIGQVPFCLEFDGDVSEQILYDLASSVSRNLYNLDSQQRRVLHISAVFACNFTNHLWRLSQEILSEQSIDFEILKPLIQETVAKSMAVGPEKAQTGPAARRDLLTIEQHLLYLQGNPPLHDLYKLLTESILRH
- a CDS encoding PAS domain-containing sensor histidine kinase; translated protein: MNSIQLEIDLYKTFAENIPNSAVLMFDKDMRFFFAAGEELRRNHYNPEFMVGKTLQEVVPEKSYQALKLCYERVLNGERIQSETNTGTLVYINTFIPIQSRATGQYYGVAISQNVTDLQTTKQQLAESESQYKLAIQGFGAGIWDLFDVNQKQQWWSPKFYELLGYEYEEIEPTTDTFYELLRPDYVDKVQEGVQRHMETDVPFSMEYPLRTKSGVYKWFEAHGQVSRGENGIPKRFVGSVIDIDARKRAEQLLIEKEQLFSAVFQQTFQFVSLLEPSGKIIESNETALRLRGLTLEQVKGLYFWDTPWWNASAQSQQQLQEAIQKAAAGEFVRYETEILASNNQVFIIDFSVKPLRDSEGKTLMLITEGRDITALKKSQREAVETSQILLLQNKQLEDFAHITSHNLRAPIGNMIMIADWLTKTHDDNEKDFLIQNLCNTASKALDTIDILAQILRVRKDLKKEQDVLSFAQILQSVKNTLSAWIREADVTITENFEQAPTILYPALYLDSVFQNLLSNSIKYKSPDRPCQVQVRTFQENGHIVLIFEDNGLGIDLTHNRERVFGLYKTFHNNTDARGVGLFLVKNQIEALGGHIEIESQPNVGTTFKITF